A single region of the Brachypodium distachyon strain Bd21 chromosome 3, Brachypodium_distachyon_v3.0, whole genome shotgun sequence genome encodes:
- the LOC100831873 gene encoding serine/threonine-protein kinase PBS1: MRRLLGWGGGAPLDMSCFSCFDSPADEQLNPKVGGSRYGGSSVAAASYGGGVGGGRQGEMSYPELHQPMAAPRIEKLSSGAGHARVKGNAIAREASVPKDANGNVISAQTFTFRELATATRNFRQECFLGEGGFGRVYKGRMESTGQVVAIKQLNRDGLQGNREFLVEVLMLSLLHHQNLVSLIGYCADGDQRLLVYEYMPFGSLEDHLHDLPIDKEALDWSSRMKIAAGAAKGLEYLHDKANPPVIYRDFKSSNILLDESFHPKLSDFGLAKLGPVGDKSHVSTRVMGTYGYCAPEYAMTGQLTVKSDVYSFGVVLLELITGRRAIDSTRPHGEQNLVSWARPLFNDRRKLPKMADPRLEGRYPMRGLYQALAVASMCIQSEAASRPLIADVVTALSYLASQSYDPNAPHASRKPGGDQRSKTGENGRVVSRNDEAGSSGHKSPGKDREDSPNGLPGIVNKDLERERMVAEAKRWGDRERMVAEAKMWGDRERMVAEAKMWGENWREKKHADTNGQGSLDSPTRNG, translated from the exons ATGCGACGGCTTCTTGGCTGGGGGGGTGGGGCGCCGCTGGATATGAGCTGCTTCTCGTGCTTCGATTCCCCCGCGGACGAGCAACTGAACCCCAAGGTAGGTGGTAGTAGATATGGAGGTTCGTCCGTGGCCGCGGCGTCCTATGGtggtggcgttggcggcggccggcagggGGAGATGAGCTACCCGGAGCTGCACCAGCCCATGGCTGCGCCGCGCATCGAGAAGCTCTCCTCAG GGGCTGGACATGCCAGGGTGAAAGGCAATGCGATAGCACGAGAGGCTTCAGTGCCGAAGGATGCTAATGGGAATGTCATCTCGGCACAGACTTTCACCTTCCGAGAGCTGGCAACAGCGACGAGGAATTTTAGGCAGGAGTGCTTTCTTGGAGAAGGGGGATTTGGGCGTGTTTACAAGGGCCGTATGGAGAGCACAGGCCAG GTTGTTGCTATAAAGCAACTTAATAGGGACGGGCTTCAAGGAAATAGAGAATTTCTTGTGGAAGTTCTCATGCTTAGTTTGCTGCACCACCAAAACCTTGTTAGTTTGATTGGTTATTGTGCGGATGGAGATCAGCGCCTTCTTGTTTATGAATATATGCCCTTCGGATCATTGGAAGATCATTTGCATG ATCTACCTATCGACAAGGAGGCGTTAGATTGGAGCTCAAGGATGAAAATTGCGGCAGGGGCTGCTAAAGGGCTGGAGTATCTCCATGACAAAGCTAATCCACCAGTTATTTATAGAGACTTCAAGTCATCAAACATCCTCTTGGATGAGAGTTTCCATCCAAAGCTGTCTGACTTTGGCCTTGCAAAGTTGGGTCCTGTTGGTGACAAATCGCATGTCTCTACACGTGTAATGGGAACATATGGCTATTGTGCTCCAGAATATGCTATGACAGGACAATTGACAGTTAAATCCGATGTGTATAGCTTTGGAGTTGTCTTACTTGAGTTGATTACTGGGCGGAGGGCCATCGATAGCACCCGGCCTCATGGGGAACAAAATCTTGTGTCATGG gCACGACCTCTTTTTAATGACAGAAGAAAGCTCCCTAAAATGGCTGACCCGAGACTGGAAGGCCGATATCCCATGCGTGGTCTTTACCAAGCACTTGCGGTGGCTTCGATGTGCATTCAATCAGAGGCTGCATCCCGTCCACTTATTGCGGATGTTGTGACCGCCCTTTCCTACTTGGCTTCTCAATCATATGACCCTAATGCGCCTCATGCTTCAAGAAAGCCTGGTGGTGATCAGCGAAGCAAGACTGGCGAAAACGGCAGGGTGGTCTCCAGGAACGATGAAGCTGGCAGCTCTGGCCACAAGTCACCAGGCAAGGACAGGGAGGATTCCCCGAATGGGCTTCCAGGTATCGTGAATAAGGATCTCGAGAGGGAGCGGATGGTAGCGGAGGCGAAGAGATGGGGTGACCGGGAACGGATGGTGGCGGAGGCGAAGATGTGGGGTGACAGGGAACGGATGGTGGCAGAGGCAAAGATGTGGGGTGAGAATTGGCGGGAGAAGAAGCACGCCGACACAAACGGGCAGGGGAGCCTGGATTCTCCAACCAGAAATGGCTAG
- the LOC112271696 gene encoding uncharacterized protein LOC112271696 — MAAPLARSPLPTPPRKPGGEGISRQPVGERGLHLRAFPAHLPLPVRRCKIGERWREGLRCACLVRPSQLNHSEIDDGMKDKFKFGDILMDFVRRVGAVDGLSASVERIGGLSVWTGL, encoded by the exons ATGGCGGCGCCCCTTGCCCGATCCCCTCTCCCTACCCCCCCACG GAAGCCCGGCGGTGAGGGCATCTCCAGGCAGCCAGTCGGCGAGCGCGGTCTCCATCTCCGCGCATTTCCGGCGCATCTGCCCCTGCCAGTACGAAGGTGTAAGATTGGGGAGAGGTGGAGGGAGGGCCTTCGGTGCGCTTGCCTTGTCCGTCCCAGCCAACTTAATCATTCAG AAATAGATGACGGAATGAAAGACAAATTCAAGTTCGGTGACATCCTCATGGATTTTGTGCGTAGAGTTGGGGCTG TTGATGGGCTTAGTGCGAGTGTTGAGAGGATTGGAGGTCTGTCTGTCTGGACAG GTTTATAG